Genomic segment of Dermacentor albipictus isolate Rhodes 1998 colony chromosome 5, USDA_Dalb.pri_finalv2, whole genome shotgun sequence:
gccaggcttggggatgaggatcgtcttggctgctttccattgcttgggcagccttccttcttgccagcacttgttgtagaagttcgtgagcgcttcgatggccgcttcgttgaggttcttgagcgctctgttgGTCACTCGATCGGGACCCGCGGCGGACCTGCCATTGAGATCCTGCAGGGCAACTCTGACTTCCCACGTCTGGATGTCTCGGTCTAGCGTCTCGTTCTCGTTGCCTTGGTAATCTGGGTGTCTTTCCGTGGGGGTGGTCGGTAGGTACTTGGCGTCCAAGCGCCTCTTGACCTCGTCCTCCCCGTGTTCGCAGATCGCCTTGTGTAGGATCCTGGCCAGGTTGTTTTGTTGGTGGCccttggtcttggtttcgtcgagGAGGTGCCGCAGCATGTTCCACGTCTTGCCCTTGTGCATCTGTCCGTCGGCTTCGTTGCAGGCCTCGTTCCACTGTTGGGTGCATAGCACCCTGCAGTGGACCTCGATCTGCCTGTTGAGCTCGGCGATCTTCTTCCTTAGACTTCGGTTGGTTCGTCGCTTCTGCCACCTCGCCTTTATGGACTGCTTGGCTTCTATCAGGTGGGCCAGCCGACTGTCCATCTTGTCTATCCGTTCGTCCGTCTCCAGCTCTCTGGTGGCTCCTTCCGTCGTCTCAACGACGTTGGCCGCCCATTGCTCGATGTCTGTAATGTCCAGTTGCACCGCGGGTAGCGCCTTTcgaaaggcgtcccagtccgtaaTGCGATGCTTCCTTATGCCGCTGTTGCCTTGGCCTTCGAGCGGTACGACGACCTCTacgatgtagtgatcgctgcccagctcTTGGCCTGTGTTTCTCCATGTTGCTTCTCTCGATCCTCCGTCAGTTTTGACGAAGGtaaggtccggagtggtgtctctcGTAACCGATGTGCCGATCCTGGTGGGAAAGGCCGGATCCGTGATTAGGTTCAGTCCCACGTCGGTGGCGTCTTGCATCAGCTCTCTCCCCTTGACCGTCGTTCTGTGGTAGCCCCAGTCTTGGCTcggagcgttaaagtctccgcaCACTACGAGCGTATTGCTCCCCGCGACTGAACTCGCTTTGTGGAAGAGTGCCTTGAATTTCTGTTGTCCGTGGGACGGATTGCTGTAGACGTTCACCAGGAAAgtgctctccttcctcctctttCCCGTGATTACTTCCACCGTGCAGTGTTCGATGGCGCTTCTGCCGATCGTTTCGTGTTCCATGAAGGTGATCCCTTTCCTAACGAAGGTGCAGACCCCTCTGCCCTTGCCCTTGGACGTGTCCCTTTTGCTCGGCGGGCTGTCGTGCGACCGGTAGCCCGGCAGTCTCGGCGTTCCTTCGCTGTGTGTTTCTTGAATCATTATGACGTCTGGTTTCCTCGTTAGTTGCTGCAAGTGTTGCTGCAGCACCGCTCTCTTGCCGGTAAAGCCATTGCAGTTCCAGTGCCAGACCAAGAGGTCTCTCACTGGTGGTGTGGATGCTGCTGTACGTGCGGTCCCGTCCATGATTGCTGCAGTTTGGCGATGATCTGTGCTTCCATACCTTGTATTTGTGTCTGTATCTGCGTCTGCAGCTGTGCTTGCATCTGCGCCATCATGTTCTGGATCGTGCTCTGTATGTTTGTTGTCATCTGCTGAACTGTTTGCGCTAGCCCAGTGAGGCGTTCGTTGGTTACCTTGCTGGTCGCCTCAAGACGGTCGAGTCTGTCGTCCTGTTTTTCGATTCTCTCCATTATCTTTCGTTCCTTGGCGCCCTCTATGGCTCTCCTCTTGGGAGCCGGTCCCGCCTCTTTCGTGGCTCTCGGGTCCACCTCGACCTCTGGTTCGTCCTCGGTTATCTCTTCTTGTTTCCTCTCTTGTGCGGGCTTCGGCAgcagctgttgctgttgctgcaacGCAAGTAATGTCGTTAGCTTCTCGTTGATTTCCTTGATGGTGGCGTCCTGTTCGGCGATTCTCCGCTTTAGCATCTCGTTCTCGTCTCTCAGGGCTTTTACCATCCCGTTCTCTTCTTGGATCGTCTTCGCGGCGTTTTGCGCTGGTGGTTGTCTCTTCTCTGCCATGTTTGCCTTGACTGCGTCGGCCCAGGCGACTCTCTCCCTCGACTGCGACTGCGACGGTCTGTGGCGGCTGGCGCTCCTGCCTCCGTTGCTGTTGTCCCTCTTGCGGCTGCTGTCGCGCTGCCTCGATTCCCCGCGGAGTCTATCGGCAGACGGCGCTCGCAGCGGCGGAAAGCTTTCCGGATCTGGTTGTTGCTGCATGGCTTCCATCTTGCGTTCCCATTGCCGTTTTTTGACCACGTACGGTATCTTGTACTTGTTTTTGCATTCCCTCTCGCCCGTTGGATGCTGTCCCCCGCAGAGCTTGCACTTGGGCTTGCATTCGCGTTTGTGATCCTCGCTGGGATTCACGATTCCGCAGCCGAAGCACACTCTGGTGTCAGGATTCGGGCATACGTCTCTTCTATGGCCGACCTTGCCGCATTGCCTGCACACGTCAAAGTGCTTGCGGTAAAGCCCGCACCTGACTAATATCGAGCCATACTTGACGTAGTTCGGTACTTTCTGTCCTGCGAAGAGTACTATCACCGTGGTTGTATTGCCGATTCTGTGCGCCTCC
This window contains:
- the LOC139060060 gene encoding uncharacterized protein, whose amino-acid sequence is MHASSLDATGHRTLSPVQKAACATPTERELRTARTEVSIIMSAVMTAARVTKEEAKADTICTNAQQNIIVVSSPDERRATLYSKVKALNIGGRTFEVSAYRTAPDGTVKGVIRGIAVDDSPEEIAENIVNPCNPLAVEAHRIGNTTTVIVLFAGQKVPNYVKYGSILVRCGLYRKHFDVCRQCGKVGHRRDVCPNPDTRVCFGCGIVNPSEDHKRECKPKCKLCGGQHPTGERECKNKYKIPYVVKKRQWERKMEAMQQQPDPESFPPLRAPSADRLRGESRQRDSSRKRDNSNGGRSASRHRPSQSQSRERVAWADAVKANMAEKRQPPAQNAAKTIQEENGMVKALRDENEMLKRRIAEQDATIKEINEKLTTLLALQQQQQLLPKPAQERKQEEITEDEPEVEVDPRATKEAGPAPKRRAIEGAKERKIMERIEKQDDRLDRLEATSKVTNERLTGLAQTVQQMTTNIQSTIQNMMAQMQAQLQTQIQTQIQGMEAQIIAKLQQSWTGPHVQQHPHHQ